In one window of Arachis ipaensis cultivar K30076 chromosome B06, Araip1.1, whole genome shotgun sequence DNA:
- the LOC107646972 gene encoding uncharacterized protein LOC107646972 has translation MYPLILWAPLEINDIGTHDSKITPLPLPSSRNHTFPLLQCSPFPLQPPRPKNHHHHSLPPAVTVTAVNQTATPLSPFFFLCSHFSLVLPPFLPPSASPQQPDHHSFFSLFLYPFRRPRPRTHRAINKPPRASPSSHLRRNNYLRRPPPFFPSPSFPSSSTLSVGLTSVIHHSRCHYLASAAPAMPSKPGAIATLPSSLFSALNQHPTKSPPVLLCSVQDPPPLRSSLSLCHYFPNSQPPRTTGATPLPLLPCFKCLFCISVFCFCSLEEDYPLRQHRYST, from the exons ATGTATCCTCTAATTTTGTGGGCACCTTTGGAAA TTAATGACATTGGTACCCATGATAGCAAAATCACCCCCCTCCCCCTACCCTCTTCGCGTAACCACACCTTTCCCCTCCTCCAATGTTCCCCATTCCCCCTTCAGCCTCCAAgacccaagaaccaccaccaccattcCTTACCACCAGCGGTCACCGTAACCGCCGTCAACCAAACCGCCACCCCCTTatcccctttcttcttcctttgctCTCATTTCTCTCTCGTCTTGCCCCCGTTCCTTCCTCCCTCTGCTTCACCACAACAACCAGACCATCACtcattcttctctctcttcctctacCCTTTCCGTCGGCCTCGACCCAGGACCCACCGCGCCATCAACAAGCCACCGCGTGCCTCACCCTCTTCTCACCTCCGCCGCAACAACTATCTCCGCCGGCCGCCACCCTTTTTTCCTTCCCCTTCTTTTCCCTCTTCCTCTACCCTTTCCGTCGGCCTCACCTCTGTGATCCACCATAGCCGCTGCCACTACCTTGCTTCCGCCGCGCCAGCGATGCCGTCGAAGCCTGGTGCCATCGCGACGTTACCCTCCTCCCTCTTCTCAGCGCTAAATCAGCATCCAACCAAATCGCCGCCGGTTCTCCTTTGCTCTGTGCAAGACCCACCACCTCTGCGAAGCTCTCTCTCCCTCTGTCATTACTTCCCTAACAGCCAGCCACCTAGAACTACCGGAGCCACCCCTCTTCCCCTCCTTCCCTGTTTCAAATGTTTGTTCTGCATTTCAG TTTTCTGCTTCTGTTCACTTGAGGAGGATTATCCTCTCCGGCAGCACCGATATTCCACCTAA